A region of the Prevotella intermedia ATCC 25611 = DSM 20706 genome:
AGCTTTTCCTTGTCTTGTTCTGTTATGTCGTTCGCCAACTCTTCGTTCAATTCCTCGGTAAGAGCGTGAAAGCTTTTTAGTTCGTCGTCTGTGAAAATCATATTCGTTGCCTTTAATAATACAATACAAAGGTACAAAAAAATGCCAAATTGTTCTCTAAATTAAGAAAAAGTAAGTAAATTTGCGAAAGAGACAACAATTGCGGCACCCCTGTTTCGTTGCTGCATCTTAGTACATAAAAACTTATACTGTTATGTTAACAAAGCAAGACGAACTATTATTGAACTCAAAAGGCATCACGCTTTCCGACTTTGAAAAGCAACTTGCCGACTTTAAAAACGGTTTTCCTTTCCTTAAAATAGAGAGCGCAGCCACAGTTGGCAATGGCGTTGTGCGTTTAAAGGAAAACGAAGTAAAGGAATTTACAACAGCTTGGGACAGTTACAAAGCCGAAAAACACAAGGTCGTGAAGTTTGTTCCTGCCTCCGGAGCAGCCAGCAGAATGTTCAAAGACCTTTTCGCATTCCTCGAAGCAGCGTATGAAGTGCCTACGACCGACTTTGAAAAATTCTTTTTCGACAATCTGAAACACTTCGCTTTCTACAACGAACTGAACGAAAAGTGCAAGGCTACACACGGAAAAGACATTGCGCAACTCGTGGAAGCAGGCAACCATAAAGCCATTGTTGCAACACTCTTGCACACCGATGGACTTGACTACGGGCAGTTGCCGAAGGGCTTACTGCTATTCCACAAGTATGCCGAAGGCGAACGCACGGCAATGGAAGAACACCTTGTTGAGGCTGCCCAATACGCATCGTGCGGCGCAGAGGCACACGTTCACTTCACGGTATCGCACGAACACCTCGAACTTTTCAAGGCAAAGGCTGCCCAAAAGCAACCTATGTACGAGGAAAACCACCGCACCCACTTCTCCATAACCTTCTCCGAGCAGAAGCCAAGCACCGATACCGTAGGTGCAAACCCCGACAATACGCCTTTCCGCAACGACGACGGCTCGCTTTTGTTCCGCCCCGGTGGGCACGGTGCGCTCATTCAGAATCTTAACGACATAGATGCCGACGTGGTATTCATCAAGAATATCGACAACGTAACGCCCGACCGACTGAAACCTGAAACCGTAACGTGGAAGAAGGTAATAGCAGGCGTAT
Encoded here:
- a CDS encoding DUF4301 family protein produces the protein MLTKQDELLLNSKGITLSDFEKQLADFKNGFPFLKIESAATVGNGVVRLKENEVKEFTTAWDSYKAEKHKVVKFVPASGAASRMFKDLFAFLEAAYEVPTTDFEKFFFDNLKHFAFYNELNEKCKATHGKDIAQLVEAGNHKAIVATLLHTDGLDYGQLPKGLLLFHKYAEGERTAMEEHLVEAAQYASCGAEAHVHFTVSHEHLELFKAKAAQKQPMYEENHRTHFSITFSEQKPSTDTVGANPDNTPFRNDDGSLLFRPGGHGALIQNLNDIDADVVFIKNIDNVTPDRLKPETVTWKKVIAGVLVTLQEKTFEYVRKLKAADYTPADLQCMKNFLENDLHCRRKDIDQLNNDELAAYLLEKFNRPMRVCGMVRNSGEPGGGPFYAYNADNTISLQILESSQIDSNDAESVRMFKEGTHFNPVDLVCATKDYAGKPFDLPQFVDPATGFISSKSKNGKELKALELPGLWNGAMSNWNTVFVEVPAITFNPVKTVNDLLREQHQ